In Poecile atricapillus isolate bPoeAtr1 chromosome 9, bPoeAtr1.hap1, whole genome shotgun sequence, the following are encoded in one genomic region:
- the HDAC11 gene encoding histone deacetylase 11 isoform X2, producing the protein MPHRTELYEDPPSGCWPIVYSPDYNITFMGLEKLHPFDAGKWGKVINFLKEEKLIADDSIVQAREATDEDLLVVHTRRYLNKLKWSFVVATITEIPPVAFLPNFVVQRKVLKPLRTQTGGTIMAGKLAVDRGWAINVGGGFHHCSSDKGGGFCAYADITLAIKFLFERVQGVSRAAIIDLDAHQGNGHERDFMDDPRVYIMDAYNRYIYPGDGFAKRAIKRKVELEWGTEDTEYLQKVHTHVEGALNEFKPDIVVYNAGTDILDGDPLGGLAISPQGIVKRDEVVFRATRSRGIPVLMVTSGGYQKRTARIIADSILNLHSLGLLGRERAACALGSPSLDQMVRDSAKDFSNLSLQ; encoded by the exons AT GCCTCACAGGACGGAGCTGTATGAGGACCCACCGTCGGGATGCTGGCCCATCGTATATTCCCCAGACTACAACATCACCTTCATGGGACTTGAGAAGCTGCACCCCTTTGATGcagggaaatgggggaaagtCATCAATTTCTTGAAAG AAGAAAAACTAATTGCAGATGACTCGATTGTGCAGGCACGGGAGGCAACTGATGAAGATCTCTTGGTTGTTCACACCAGGCGCTACCTTAATAAATTAAAG TGGTCATTTGTTGTGGCTACAATCACAGAAATTCCACCAGTTGCCTTTCTTCCAAATTTTGTTGTTCAGAGAAAAGTTCTGAAACCTCTACGAACCCAGACAGGAGGAACGATAATG gcaggAAAGCTTGCTGTGGATAGAGGATGGGCCATCAATGTGG GGGGTGGTTTCCATCACTGCTCCAGTGACAAAGGGGGAGGATTTTGTGCGTATGCTGACATTACACTGGCCATCAAG TTCTTATTTGAGAGAGTACAAGGAGTATCTAGAGCTGCAATTATTGATCTGGATGCCCATCAG GGAAATGGCCATGAGAGGGACTTTATGGATGATCCTCGGGTTTATATTATGGATGCATACAACAGATACATTTACCCAGGAGATGGTTTTGCTAAAC GTGCCATAAAACGCAAAGTGGAACTGGAATGGGGCACAGAGGACACCGAGTACCTGCAGAAGGTGCACACCCATGTGGAAGGAGCCCTGAATGAATTCAAGCCTGACATCGTTGTTTACAATGCTGGCACTGACATTCTGGACGGGGATCCCCTGGGAGGCCTGGCCATttccccccag GGCATTGTGAAGAGGGATGAGGTGGTGTTCAGGGCTACCAGGAGCCGTGGGATCCCTGTGCTGATGGTAACATCCGGGGGGTACCAGAAGAGGACGGCACGGATCATTGCTGACTCCATCCTCAACCTGCATAGCCTGGggctcctgggcagggagcGGGCAGCCTGTGCACTTGGGAGTCCCAGCCTGGATCAGATGGTCAGAGACTCTGCTAAGGACTTCAGcaacttgtcactgcagtga
- the HDAC11 gene encoding histone deacetylase 11 isoform X1 has product MGSGTGPHRTELYEDPPSGCWPIVYSPDYNITFMGLEKLHPFDAGKWGKVINFLKEEKLIADDSIVQAREATDEDLLVVHTRRYLNKLKWSFVVATITEIPPVAFLPNFVVQRKVLKPLRTQTGGTIMAGKLAVDRGWAINVGGGFHHCSSDKGGGFCAYADITLAIKFLFERVQGVSRAAIIDLDAHQGNGHERDFMDDPRVYIMDAYNRYIYPGDGFAKRAIKRKVELEWGTEDTEYLQKVHTHVEGALNEFKPDIVVYNAGTDILDGDPLGGLAISPQGIVKRDEVVFRATRSRGIPVLMVTSGGYQKRTARIIADSILNLHSLGLLGRERAACALGSPSLDQMVRDSAKDFSNLSLQ; this is encoded by the exons ATGGGGAGCGGGACCGG GCCTCACAGGACGGAGCTGTATGAGGACCCACCGTCGGGATGCTGGCCCATCGTATATTCCCCAGACTACAACATCACCTTCATGGGACTTGAGAAGCTGCACCCCTTTGATGcagggaaatgggggaaagtCATCAATTTCTTGAAAG AAGAAAAACTAATTGCAGATGACTCGATTGTGCAGGCACGGGAGGCAACTGATGAAGATCTCTTGGTTGTTCACACCAGGCGCTACCTTAATAAATTAAAG TGGTCATTTGTTGTGGCTACAATCACAGAAATTCCACCAGTTGCCTTTCTTCCAAATTTTGTTGTTCAGAGAAAAGTTCTGAAACCTCTACGAACCCAGACAGGAGGAACGATAATG gcaggAAAGCTTGCTGTGGATAGAGGATGGGCCATCAATGTGG GGGGTGGTTTCCATCACTGCTCCAGTGACAAAGGGGGAGGATTTTGTGCGTATGCTGACATTACACTGGCCATCAAG TTCTTATTTGAGAGAGTACAAGGAGTATCTAGAGCTGCAATTATTGATCTGGATGCCCATCAG GGAAATGGCCATGAGAGGGACTTTATGGATGATCCTCGGGTTTATATTATGGATGCATACAACAGATACATTTACCCAGGAGATGGTTTTGCTAAAC GTGCCATAAAACGCAAAGTGGAACTGGAATGGGGCACAGAGGACACCGAGTACCTGCAGAAGGTGCACACCCATGTGGAAGGAGCCCTGAATGAATTCAAGCCTGACATCGTTGTTTACAATGCTGGCACTGACATTCTGGACGGGGATCCCCTGGGAGGCCTGGCCATttccccccag GGCATTGTGAAGAGGGATGAGGTGGTGTTCAGGGCTACCAGGAGCCGTGGGATCCCTGTGCTGATGGTAACATCCGGGGGGTACCAGAAGAGGACGGCACGGATCATTGCTGACTCCATCCTCAACCTGCATAGCCTGGggctcctgggcagggagcGGGCAGCCTGTGCACTTGGGAGTCCCAGCCTGGATCAGATGGTCAGAGACTCTGCTAAGGACTTCAGcaacttgtcactgcagtga
- the HDAC11 gene encoding histone deacetylase 11 isoform X3 yields the protein MGLEKLHPFDAGKWGKVINFLKEEKLIADDSIVQAREATDEDLLVVHTRRYLNKLKWSFVVATITEIPPVAFLPNFVVQRKVLKPLRTQTGGTIMAGKLAVDRGWAINVGGGFHHCSSDKGGGFCAYADITLAIKFLFERVQGVSRAAIIDLDAHQGNGHERDFMDDPRVYIMDAYNRYIYPGDGFAKRAIKRKVELEWGTEDTEYLQKVHTHVEGALNEFKPDIVVYNAGTDILDGDPLGGLAISPQGIVKRDEVVFRATRSRGIPVLMVTSGGYQKRTARIIADSILNLHSLGLLGRERAACALGSPSLDQMVRDSAKDFSNLSLQ from the exons ATGGGACTTGAGAAGCTGCACCCCTTTGATGcagggaaatgggggaaagtCATCAATTTCTTGAAAG AAGAAAAACTAATTGCAGATGACTCGATTGTGCAGGCACGGGAGGCAACTGATGAAGATCTCTTGGTTGTTCACACCAGGCGCTACCTTAATAAATTAAAG TGGTCATTTGTTGTGGCTACAATCACAGAAATTCCACCAGTTGCCTTTCTTCCAAATTTTGTTGTTCAGAGAAAAGTTCTGAAACCTCTACGAACCCAGACAGGAGGAACGATAATG gcaggAAAGCTTGCTGTGGATAGAGGATGGGCCATCAATGTGG GGGGTGGTTTCCATCACTGCTCCAGTGACAAAGGGGGAGGATTTTGTGCGTATGCTGACATTACACTGGCCATCAAG TTCTTATTTGAGAGAGTACAAGGAGTATCTAGAGCTGCAATTATTGATCTGGATGCCCATCAG GGAAATGGCCATGAGAGGGACTTTATGGATGATCCTCGGGTTTATATTATGGATGCATACAACAGATACATTTACCCAGGAGATGGTTTTGCTAAAC GTGCCATAAAACGCAAAGTGGAACTGGAATGGGGCACAGAGGACACCGAGTACCTGCAGAAGGTGCACACCCATGTGGAAGGAGCCCTGAATGAATTCAAGCCTGACATCGTTGTTTACAATGCTGGCACTGACATTCTGGACGGGGATCCCCTGGGAGGCCTGGCCATttccccccag GGCATTGTGAAGAGGGATGAGGTGGTGTTCAGGGCTACCAGGAGCCGTGGGATCCCTGTGCTGATGGTAACATCCGGGGGGTACCAGAAGAGGACGGCACGGATCATTGCTGACTCCATCCTCAACCTGCATAGCCTGGggctcctgggcagggagcGGGCAGCCTGTGCACTTGGGAGTCCCAGCCTGGATCAGATGGTCAGAGACTCTGCTAAGGACTTCAGcaacttgtcactgcagtga